The sequence GATTGATTTTTTGTCAATAATACTGTAAACAAAATCACACATAGTAATAAAATAAGCGAAAAAATTCCTTCTCCCTTACCAAATAGTAACCACCGATTAGGAAAAACCCTCCAAATAGTCCGTACATTATGAAAAATGGTTTGCTTTTTCGTTAATCCCTTCGCTACAATAATCGATATTTGTTCATCAATTTCTGTATCCGATGGCATTTTCACTTCAAATTTTTCCATGAAAATAAACCTCCATTTCTTTTCTAAGTTGTTTTATTGTCTTATAGTAATTCGTTTTCACAGTTGATTCTGGAATACATTCCATTTCGGCAATTTCCCAAATGTGTAGTCAAGAAAAATTTTATAACGAATAATTTTTTGGACAAGTTCCGGTTTCTTTGCTAAAAGATTTTGAACTACCTCGTAATCTTCTTTAAATTCAAGTGTTAGCTCAACCTCATCTGATCCCTCTTCGTCTACAGTATCAACAAAGTCGATTCGTTGACGTATTTTAAATTCCTTCGAGCGAAAATAATCGATACAGTGATTTGTTGCGATACGATATAACCATGTACGAAAACTTGATTTACTGGGGTCATAGTGCTTAATGGATTGTAACATCCGGATAAAGATTTCTTGGGTGAAATCAAGTGATAGGTGCTCATCCAACATTTGTTTAAAAACAAAAACATAAATTTCACGATAGTATTTTTCAATTAGTTTATTTGCACTTTCCTTGTCAGCATTTTGTACAATTTTTCGAATCCATCTCTTTTCTGCAGTCATCACCATAAACACTCACTTTCCTGATGTCACTTATATATTCGTGATTTGATAGAAATAGTTTTAAAAGATTTAAATCTTTTTGGCTGTTTTCAAAAATGAGCTACGAATTGTGAAGTATGCTTAAAGATGCGCGTCCGAAATAGTGAATAACAACAAAGGTAATAAAGCAATCTTTAAGGAAACAGCCCTTTTATTAAATTTTGACAGAGAAAAAACCGAACACTTTCATGCTCGGTTCAAAATTTTTTATTTTATTTTAAATGAATATACCTTACCAGCTTCAATGCTTTCTGGATTATTGGTAAATCCTAATAAATCACTAACGGTTACTACTAGATAACCTTCTTTGTTTAGCCAATCTAATACTTTGTCAAGTGACTGAGCCGTTGTCGGATATATATCATGCATAAGAATAATCGATCCATCACTTACTTGTCTCTTCACCTGGGCAATAATTTTATTGGCATTGCGGCTCTTCCAATCTTCCGTATCGACCGACCAATTGATTATCGGTCTACCTGCAATTGATTTTACGGTATCATTTAAAGCACCATATGGCGGGCGGACGAGTCCAGCCGGTTTCCCTGTAGCCATTTTTATTTGTTCATCTGTTTTATCTAGCTGACTTTCGATTTGTTTTGGCTTTAGCTTGGTTAATTGTGGATGACTCCAAGAGTGACTCCCAATTTCATGCCCCTCTAAAACCGCTCTTTGTAAAAGATTCGGATAAAACTCAGCTCGATTTCCTAAAACGAAAAATGTTGCATGTGCATGGTGTTTTGCTAATATATCAAGAATCCTTGGTGTAACGGTTGGATGTGGTCCATCATCAAAAGTGAGTGCAACATGTTTTTTCTTAGGATCCAAAACAGCTTTCTTTTTACTTGATACTTTCTTAGTTACACTTGCTTGCACATTTCTATCCTTATTCGTAGTACTTTTCACATACTTATTCAATAATATATCACTTAGTTCACTTTCATCTATAGCGATTTGCCGTTCTTTACCCGATTGGTCACCAGTTTGTTCTGGTGTTAATAAAATAATCAGTTTATTATCTTTTATAAGAAAGTGGTTAAAGTGATCTACTTTTGGCTCAAGTCCCTTTCGTATAGTTTTTTCTTTTGCACTTTTTTTAAAATCTTGATCTTCCATTAGCTTTTCATACGTGAGTTGCGATAATCGAACAAGATAATTGGAATCCTTTTTAAATAAGTCGGATATTGAAAGAAACTTATTAGACTGACGGTCAAAGTTATAAATGATTTTACTTTGTTTCGGAGTTGTGCCTCTTAGATGTTCAGTTTTATTAAATTTCACTGATAAAACTTCAGCTGTATAAGAGAATATTTCAAAATCAATGTGTAATTCATGTGGACCTATTTTATCAGGTGTCAAGTGGGTTTTCGCTTCATGGATAAAGTTCGTTACGGTGTTGGATGTCCATAGTTGCATCTCTTGATCCCACATTTTTTTATTCAAATAGGGGACATGAATGGAATATTGATAGGCCACATTTTCTACGATGGTTGATTGAATATTTAAGCCAGGATAATCTGTGGAGGATTTTGTTTTATTTTGCATTTGTACGGATTTTGTCGCATTATTTACCGACACCGTTTGACAAGCTGTTAGAAAAATGGATATGATTACAATTAAAATAACTTTATACTTGTTCTTCATTTGAATATCTCTCCGGTCTTTAATCTTACTATAATTGTATATGGTTTACGCAAGAAATAAAAGGGCATTTCTAATATACGAACTATTAAAATTATAATTTTATCACTAGGGAAAGTCCTTTTTTTCAGCAGTATTCGACAAGTTGCTACGTTTAATTATAAACGAAATAAATGAGGAAAAGATAGAAAATATTTTTATCTTTATTTGGAGGAGAACTATATTCGGCAAAGATAAAAAAACTCGAGGGACGCCAGATCTTTCAGGAAACCAAGATCCGTAGTTAGTAGAAAAAGCCTTTTTTCGGTTGCGATACAATGCTCGTAGCCTTCCTTGTGCGCTTATGTATATCAGGAATATTTATACTTTCCTATTAGCCAAAAAAATACAAGGCAAAAGATATTACCTTGTACGTACACTGTCTAATGATATTAGACACTATCCTTTTTCTTTTTATGTTTCACATAATAAATAAGTTCTGCAATTAAATTTGAAACAAGCATGAATACATTTCCTTGTACATTATACGTTAGTTGTTGTTCCTCAAAGCTCATTTTATCAATCATTTCATCTTGACTAATTCCCTTGGCTCCATTTGCTTTTCTTCGTTCTTTAAGCTCCTTAATATACGGATATTGTACCGGCAAGAAAAGTAACGATAGCAATACGTAGCCTCCTAGAATCCACAAAAAAAACATCTTCTACTCCCCCTTTTTAAAAATACAAAGCTCAAATTGAGTGGACAACCTACTGTATTCCACCAGTCGTAATTAATTGAATCAATTTCTTAATATGATAATACTTTCCTTTTCTTTTAATTTCATCAGTTAGGGGAACTAATTCATATTCAAAAGAAATGGTTGTATATGTGTCTACTTTGTATCGATAGAGTCCATTTTTATTAAACACGACTCCAGAAGCGACCACAATGGAATCTTCTTTTATTTCTTTAATTCGGTCAATCGAAAAGATATACGAATTCCCCATACCTTTCGTCACTTCTTTAATTCCAACTTCATCGTCCACTTGTAAAGAAAGAAGCCAATCTTCCCGCTTTATTCCGCTCAATCTCTTCCCTCAATTCGTATCCTTACCTTTTTATAGATGCTGCCATTCTTATAAACGTATGCCGACGTCCTCGGATAGCTACTGAGTATGCCATAATATTTTCGGGCACTGCTATTCCGTTAAATCCAGCATCCCCAATATGATGAATATCTGCACCGGCCATTTTATTATGGAGTGCTATTTGTTTCACTGTTTGTTCGTCTGCTCCTTCTTGACTCGTGCCAATCGTTGTCATAACAAGTGATTCTGCTTTTTGTCCTACTTCAATAAGTCTTGCCGTTTTATCCAATGTCATACCGGGAACTGTCCCAACGCCAAAAAGTAAAACAACATCTGCACCCGCTTCGACAAATTCACGGACAACCCCTTCAGATACAATTTGATTACCAGTTTCTCCGTTAACCCCTGCTCCATGCATTTTTCCGGCAATAATCATTATATTATCAGAGAAAACTCCTTTTGCTGTTTGAATTGCTTTAACAATTTCCTGATTAGTTACACCTGTTTTGGGGTTTCGGTCAAGCAAATAAAGTCGACATCCAGCTCTATTGCTTTTTGTAACGTGCTTTTCGTTGCGATTCTTCCCTCAGGTAAATTTTGTAGCGTTTCAATCGTTTTTGCCTCTAAATCGACTGGCTCAAGATTAATCCCAACTGGTCGACCTAATAGTTCTTTTAGTCTTTGTATGATTTCTTCTTGTGCTACTCCCTCTAATCCTTCAATTGTTGGATTATTCACGTCAAACATATTTAATAAAACAAGGTCTGCCCCAAACGCTGCAACATATTCAGCATTCGTTAAACCTGGATAAAGGGGAGTAGCTGTACAAACCACTTCACTAAAGCATCGTTCTTCCCTCTGAAGCTGCAATGAAAGCTTTTAATTCAGAGCCTGTCATTTTTGCAAAGTCTGAAGCAACACAGTTCAAAATCCGTTTCAATATTGACATCTCCTTATAATGCATATACTAGGAAAATGATAAAATTGTCTTCTTGTGATTTTTATACCTTCAATTAAATTTTAACCTATTTTGAAACCGTATACAAAGCATCCGTTCAGGAAATGTCTTTTTAAAAGTTAAAAAATCGCATCATACAGATTACTAATGAGACGACCCAGTCCTCGGATTAACCAAAACAATAATCGAAATGGCCAGACAATCACTTCTGGAATCCAGAATAAAACATCGAGTATAAAATCTAGGAGAGTATACCGGTCATTTTCTTTGTAGAGCTTTCTTCGTGCTTCTCTCTTCTTGCGCCAGCGTTTCATCTATCGCCTCATCCTTCCTACAATCTTAAGGATTATAATTAATCATACGAATAAGAAATCATAAAGTTTCTAGTATTTTTCACATGATTTAAAGAAAACTCATGTCTCGAGCCTTTAGGCAAGCAAGAAACTAGGATTCGCCGAAAAGGCCTTTTTTCGGCTGCGATGTAATGCTGCTAGAGCTTCTTATGCTGCGTATTAGAAATTAGAAATTTATACTTTCCTATTAGCCAAGGAAAACGAACAAAAGGGAAAGTTCGTTTCACAGAGGAAGAAATTATTTGTCTTTAACTATGTTGTCCGATTCTTTAGCTTTAAGGTATATGTTTGGGAAGAATGACATCTCCAAGCAGCGATAAAATCCAAGTTTAACTTTACCAAGATATATTTTAAAAAAGGGGCAGTTCATAAAGTGGATATCCACAAAAATGCGATAATTAAGAATGCTGATCTATCAAGGTTTTGAAACATGAAAAGGGGCATCCGAAAATCAAAAATACGACTTTCTGGACAGCCCCCTTCAAAATAGAATGTATAACATTAAAGACAAGACATTGATTTAACAAATTTTTGGTGCCATCACCTATCTTTAATTTTCAAAGTAAAAGATTGCTTTCTTATAAGTCGGGGCATCTTCAATGATGTTCGGTTTCCATTGCTTCACGTTTTGTTCTGTGTACTGTGCCATGTGGATGTTGCGGTGGAGCATAAATGGAATAAAGCTTCAATGGTCCATTTCCAGTATTTGTAACATTATGCCAGGTTCCTGCAGGGATAAATATAGCAGAATCATCCCCTATCCTTCTTACAAAGTTCAAGTTATTTTTTGTTTTACCCATTCGTACAATTCCTTGCCCTTGTTCAACACGCAAAAACTGGTCAAGGTGCGGATGAATTTCTAACCCAATATCTTCACCAACTTTTAGACTCATCAACGTTAACTGCAAGTGTTTTCCTGTCCATAATGCCGTTCGAAATGTGTTGTTTTGCTTTGTCGCTTGATTAATATTTACAACATACGGTTCTGGTCCATAATCTTTTAATCTAATTGGTACACGGTCCTCTTCACGGAAAAAAGCCTGTTGTTGATACGGGTACACACCATAAGTAGGTGCAATACTATATGCTGGTACATTTACATAGCATGGAGATGGGCATACTAAAGGAACATAAAAATACATTTTCTAATCCCTCCTCATCATTTATCAACCATATCTTATTCATTGTTTAGGGAAAATGTAATACATTCGTTGGATCGTTTTCTATAAAACTAGTGTGACAAGTCTAGAAAAAGATACGAGAACAAAGCACACTTCTTTGCCCCTGAAAGTAAAATTCGAATTCGCTAATATGAATAACACAACGGACAACCTTCGTATGAATGAGCTTGTCCGTTATTTATTGATTGATTATTTAGATGTGGATGTGGCACTTGATCACTTCAATTCGATTATTCATGAGTTGAGCATTTATACCCGCTCTAGGTGACCTCTTCCTCCTTTTTAACCGCGAATCGGGCATCTACACTAGTAAAACATCCCTTTTTCCATGGTAGCCCAATAAAGAAAACTCAGGTACGCTCGATACTTTAGTTTGCTTGATAAAAAAGAGAATTTTTCGGCTTTGATGCAATGCTGCTAGAGCCTTCCTTGTGCGCTTATGCATATAGGAAAGTGAAAATTGGAAGATTTTCACTTTCCTATTAGCTAAAAAAACCGGACTATAACACCCGGTTTCCACTTGAATAATTAATTGTTTTTCTTATTTCACAAAAGCTGTTTCCACTAATCCATCAAATGCAGGCTTTTTTTTCAAAAACTCCAATTCATATGAAGATTGGCCGAATTCTTTAAGAACTTCTTCATCAATTTCTGTTGTATACGTAATACGTGACATTGCTTTCTCTACAATTTTTTGATCCATTTCTTGATTTGTTAATTCTTTAATCGAGTTCACTGCAATATCAAGGGCCTCTTTCGCGTTGTTATTAATAAAATCAACCGCTTTTTCATGTGCTTTTAAAAGATCTTCCACGACTTCTTGATTTTCTTTAATTAATTTCCCATTTGCCACAAATACGGTGTTAGGCAGTGTTTCACCATAAGCAATGTCTTCTGTGCTAATAATTACTTTTGCGCCATTTTCAACAAGAATCGATGCCCATGGCTCAGGAACAGCTGCTAAATCTACTTTACCGGATTCAAACATTGCTTGGTAAGATGCTGGATTTCCCGTTACATGGGATAAAGTCCCACCAATTCGCGAAGAAGTTAATTCTTTATTTCCTAATTGTTGTAAATAGGTTTCGAATTGAACATCATGTGTGCAACCAATCCCTGGTGTAATAAAGGTTTTGCCTGCAATTTCATCTACACTCGTTATTCCACTTTTTTCACTCGCTACAACAACGGTTCCACCAGACGAAGCACCCGCGATGACTTTTACATCTGCACCATTCGAGAAGTTATTCATTACAGGTCCAGGGCCGACTAGACCAGCATCAATTTCTCCAGATTTTAAAGCGGTCATAAACGTGCCACCATCTGGGAATGTTTTATATTCAATTTCTACATTATCACCAAGTGCCGCTTCATAATACCCTTTCTCCCGAGCAACCATTGCCGGAACGTGATCAATATTTGGAAAATAGCCAATAACAATTTTTTCCTTTTTTGAATTAGATGGGGAAGAAGAACCGCTTGACCCTTCACTTCCACATGCTGATAAACCAAACAGCACAAATAGTAATGCAATTGATAAAAACCATCTCTTCATTCTAAACACTCCTCTTTGTAAATTTGTTTTGCAATCATCCCCAACTTATAGAAACTTGGACTTCTACGGGAAATTTAAGTATTTTGTTCAAGTCCCCATTTGGTCCGCACTTGTTTTTCAATTCGTTGGAAGAATAATAAATCGACTGTAACACCGATCACACCAATGACAACCATTATTCCCATAACCATATCCATACGCCCGAAATCAGAAGCATATTTCAATGTATATCCTAGCCCTGGCCCTGTACTTAATAATTCACCAGCCATTAATGCACGCCACGAAAATGCCCAAGCAAGACGAGTTCCGGTAACGATATATGGGATGGATGCCGGCAAAATAACACGGAAAAACATGTCTATTCCACTTGATCCCATCGTTTGCGCGGCCTTTATAAAGATAGGTGAGACATTTTTAATTCCTGTTCGGACATTAATTGTCATCACAATGGCACCACCAAGAACGACAATAAAAATAACGGATTTCTCATTCAACCCAAACCACATAATCGCAAGGGGCAACCAGACAATACTTGGTATGCTTTGAAGTGCTAAAATTAAAGAACCAAGTGTCTCATCTGCTGTTTTCGATTTAGCGAGAAAAATTCCTAATAACAAGCCAATCAATAACGCTAGCACGAGCCCGATTGCTAACCGCATAAAACTTGCACCTAAATCTCGCGGCAACGTCCCGTCCATGAACGCTTCTTTTAAACTTAAGAAAACATCTGATGGTGCCGGCATTAAAACTGCAGGAATAGCAAATAAGCGAACAATCAACTCCCAAATAATGAATAGAAGACTAAAAAATAGGAATCTCTTAGTTGCTAACTGCATAGTTTTGTTCCTCTTCTTCCACTTTATCTATTTCTGTTTTTAATAAATTCATAATTTGTGCCTCATATTCAGCCATCTGTTTCAAATAGGTTTCCCGTGGACGTTCTAGGTTGATTGCGAAATTTTGTAAAACTCGACCAGGATGGGTGCCCATCACGATAATTCGGTCTGATAATTTAACTGCTTCCTGAATACTATGAGTTACAAAAATTATGGTCTTTTTCTCCTTTAACCAAATTGTTTCCAATTCCTGTTGCAGACGCATTCTTGTTTGCTCATCTAGTGCACCAAATGGTTCATCCATTAATAATACGCGTGGATTCATCGCAAGGGCTCGTGCAATCGATACTCTTTGCTGCATACCTCCTGACAGTTCATGAGGATGATGATTGACGTATTGGCTGAGTTGAACGAGTTTTAAATATTTATGGGCAACTTCCCGTGCTTGAGTCTTTGGCATTTCCTTTTTAAGTGGGAACAAAATATTTTCTTCTACTGTTAGCCAGGGAAATAAAGCTGCTTCTTGAAAGACCATCCCACGATCTTTTCCTGGTTTAATTATTTTTTGATTGTCCAAATAGACGTTTCCCTCATTTGGCTGATTAAGGCCCGCTAAAATTGAAAGCAACGTCGATTTACCACATCCAGATGGACCTAATAAGGATACAAACTCCCCTTCTTTAACTGTTAAATTTATTTCACTTAAAACATGTTCTTTCCGACCATATTTTTCAAAACTTTTATTCACATTCTTTATTGTGAGGAACAAATGATTTCACATCCCTTTTTCTAAGTAAATAATTCCGATAAGAATAATATGATTTATAGTTACATAATATTTAATTTTTAGAAAATGTCAAGTAATTCATTTTCGGATCGAGTAAGTATGTTCATTACTCACCTTGTGTATCATTGTTATTTTAAGTATACTAATTTTATAGGAATTATATGTTTAAAGGAGAGAAAGTGAGACGGCAAATGAAAATTTATCACTCAATTTTAGAATTGATTGGCCATACACCAATTGTAAAATTAAATAAATTACCCGATAAAAAGGGGGCAAATGTTTATATGAAATTAGAATCTTTTAATCCTGGAGGTAGTGTAAAAGATCGGGCTTCATTAAAGATGATTGAACGTGCAGAAGCTGATGGAAAATTAATCCCAGGAAAGAGTACGATTATTGAACCCACTTCAGGAAATACTGGGATTGGACTTGCGATGGTAAGTGCTGCAAAAGGGTATCGTTGTATTATGACGATGCCGGATAATGCGACAGAGGAAAGAGTTCGGATTTTAAAAGCATACGGTGCAGAAGTGTATTTAACACCCGCTAATCTTCGTATGCAAGGGGCAATAGATGAAGCGAATCGACTAGCTCGTAATATCCTAAACAGTTTTATTCCGATGCAGTTTGAAAATACTGCTAACCCTGATGCACATCGGGAGACAACTGCTGTTGAAATCCTAGATGCTTTCGAAGGGCAACTTGATACATTTGTATTAACAGCTGGTACGGGTGGAACAGTGACAGGTACAGGTGAAGTATTGAAGAAACATATACCCCAGTTAAAAATTTATGTCGTTGAACCAAAAGGATCTCCTGTTATTTCAGGTGGTGAGCCAGGTCCACATAAAATCCCAGGGACAGGTCCGGGATTTGTTCCAAAAATTTTAAATCGCGAAATCATTGACGACATCCTTCATATTGATGATCATGATGCGCAAATTATGGCACGACGACTTGCTGCAGATGAAGGGATTTTTGTTGGTGCATCCAGTGCGGCATCTGCCCATTTTGCTATCCAGATTGCTAAAAACCTTCCACAAGGAGCAAATGTCCTTTGTCTAGCTCCGGATACAGGAGAGAGATATTTGTCATCCGATTTATTTGTTGATTAAGGTAAATGTATTACTGGAGAAGAGAAATGTAATCAATGAGAAATAAGTCGCTGCAAATGACGAATCCCAGTCAATGGAAAAAATAAATTCAATTGATGCACCTCAGTCAACGATAGAAATAGATTCAATTGATGCATCTCAGTCAACAGGAAAAACCGAACAATAAACGCTCAAGTTAGAGCCACTGTCTAGTTCGGTTTTTGCAATTGCCATTTCAACCAATATCTAGTTTTCTTTTAAAAACGCACCAATATATTCGTAAATCTCTTTTATATCTTCTGAAGCGCTCATTAAACTAAAAAGATTAAGAAAACCATGAATCAATCCTTCTTCACGTACGAGCCGAACTGCTACTCCTGATTCTTTTAATTTATTCGCATATAGCTCTCCTTCATCCCGTAACGGGTCATATTCAGCTGTAATAATTAAAGCTTTCGGCAAGCCACTTAAATTCGGAGCATATAGCGGTGCAGCGTATGGATGTTTTCGGTATGTTTCATCTTGAATATACAGTTGATGGAAAAGACCCATTGTGTCGGTTGTTAAAAAGTAACCTGTTCCGTTTTCTTTATAGGAAGGATATTTCTCAGGCTCAAAAGCATCGGTTACCGGATAAATTAAAAGTTGTTTTGAAATAGCTAAACCACCTTGTTCTTTTGCCATTAAACAGACGACCGTTGCTAAATTTCCTCCTGCACTATCACCAGCAACACTAAGTCGTGTTTGATCACCACCAAGTTTTGCTACATTTTCATATACCCATTTTGCAGCTGCATAACAATCATTGGGCGCTGCTGGAAATGGATGTTCAGGTGCTAATCGATAGTCAACAGCGACGACAATCTGTTGTGACGCATTAACAATCCTTCTACACACTGAATCATGCGTCTCTAAATCACCGTAAACAAATCCTCCCCCATGGAAATACACAACAATCGGTAACGGACCTTTTCCTTCTGGTGTGTAAATTCGGATTGGTATTTCACTTTCTGGTCCTGGAATAACTCGATTTTCCACTTGAAAAACAGGTTCAGATTCACCGGTTAAAACACTTGCCCTAGCCCGATTATCCTCTAATGTCGGAGTATAGTCCTCTGGATACATAGGTAAAAGATTTTCTAAAAAAAAGTTCATTTTCGTATGTAAGTTTGCCAACTACAATTCCCCCTTATTTTTAAATAAAACTTAATCTAAATATCCTAGTAAAGTTAAGTTCTAATATTAGATGTCTATTACTTTATATTTAAATACTCCGGCCAACATAATCATCAATCTTTAGTTTTACTAGTTTTCTTCTAAAAGAAAAAGTATATCCAGGCCATAGTGTTGAGTTTCTTCCTGTTTTATCTAAATACCAACTCGAGCAACCGCCTGCTGTCCAAACCGTTCCTTTCATCGCTCGATCAGTTTCATAAACAAAACGATTTTGTGCTTTCCTATGTGGTTCAATGATATCTAGTTTGTTTTGTTTCATATATTTTATTGTTTTTAGCATATGTTCAATTTGCGCTTCCATCATGTAAATGACCGATGAATGACCTAAACCTGTATTAGGACCTTGTAGAAGAAATAGATTTGGAAATCCGGTTATCGTTGTGCCCATATAGGCTTTCGGACTCCCTTTCCACTCTTCTGAAAGTGAATGTCCTTCTCTACCGAAAATATAGTGAGCAAAAGGAAGGTCCGTCACTTGAAAACCTGTACCAAAAATAATTGCGTCTACTTCATATTTGTTACCCAAACAATCAACAATTGCATTTTCCTCTACTTCAGCAATTCCATTCGTATGAACCTCTACATTCGGTTGCGCAAGAGCTGGATAATACGTATCCGAAAGTAAAATTCGTTTGCAGCCAAGTCGATAGTTCGGGGTAAGCTTTTCTCTTAAATCAGGATCCTTTATTGATTTATGCATATGCTTTAATGCTATTTTCTCAACAGATTTTAATCGTTTTGGATGAAGGAACGCAAATAGTCTTAGTTCTAACAAAGAATAAATTTTTAACCTCGTTAACTTTTGAACTAGAGGATACTGTTGATACAATCCTCTTTTAAAACTACTGATTGCGTTATCCATTCGTGGAATGACCCATGGTGGAGTTCTTTGAAAGATCGTTAATGAAGATACTTCTCGTTGAATTTCTGGAATGAACTGAATAGCTGATGCACCGGTACCAATTACGGCAACTTTTTTCCCTTTTGGATTAAAATCTTTCGGCCATCTTGCTGAATGAAAGTGCTCCCCTTGAAATTTTTCCATACCTTTGATTTTGGGAATCAATGGATCACTGAGTGTCCCAAATGCACCAACAATAATTTTTCCATAATATAAACCTTTTGAAGTTGTTACATTCCATAATCCTTCTGAGTCAACCCATT comes from Bacillus andreraoultii and encodes:
- a CDS encoding flavin-containing monooxygenase — protein: MKKIQQNKIAYNIIIIGTGFAGLASAIRLKQAGEGDFILLERSDDVGGVWRDNQYPGCACDVQSHLYSLSFIPNANWSRKFSPQPEIFTYLKNCAKEFELYEKIKFHHEVTCMKWVDSEGLWNVTTSKGLYYGKIIVGAFGTLSDPLIPKIKGMEKFQGEHFHSARWPKDFNPKGKKVAVIGTGASAIQFIPEIQREVSSLTIFQRTPPWVIPRMDNAISSFKRGLYQQYPLVQKLTRLKIYSLLELRLFAFLHPKRLKSVEKIALKHMHKSIKDPDLREKLTPNYRLGCKRILLSDTYYPALAQPNVEVHTNGIAEVEENAIVDCLGNKYEVDAIIFGTGFQVTDLPFAHYIFGREGHSLSEEWKGSPKAYMGTTITGFPNLFLLQGPNTGLGHSSVIYMMEAQIEHMLKTIKYMKQNKLDIIEPHRKAQNRFVYETDRAMKGTVWTAGGCSSWYLDKTGRNSTLWPGYTFSFRRKLVKLKIDDYVGRSI